CTCttataaacgtttttaaataaaataatgggaaaaaagggggtgttacatgCAACTCACTTTTTCACAATGTTGGATGGTCCGGGCACGGGAAAGAATCCAAATTTCAACTCTTCTCAATCAACTtaattcttctctatctaaggtagaatttaatagttgcacatgtgTTGACCCAAAATTTCACGCCAAGTAAATTTGAGGCTAAGCTGCTAAATGACTAGCTACATAAATGGGGTGTTCTCGATAAACCACGATAGAGATGCCActctaaaaaggaaaaaatcacTAACTGTCAAATTGTCACTTTATCGACAATCAATGTCAACTAGGTCATTATGGAGAGAAATCGTATCAAAAAATAATCTTCTGCGCAGGTTAGTCGAGTTTTGCTAGTAAGCAGACAAACGGTTACCACCAACAAGTCAAAGTGAAAAACGTGGAAAGTTGAGAACGTGGAtcatggggggggggggcttcGGCGTTGACAATCACACATTCATGCCTTAGAGCACAACAACTATGTAGCAGTTGCAAAGTGGGCCTATAAATAGAAGATTTAGAAATTGAAGAGGTTCGCAAACTTAGATTCATAAAAAATCTTACGTGCTTTGAAATGTCCAAGTCACCGAGGCTAAGAAAGAAAAACTTGAGTTGTATTGAGTATGTATTTGTTTGAACCTCTTATGTTTTCATTATAAAGCTTGCAATTTATAAACGATGCAGTGTACTTGCTCCTTCgtgtaataaattttatttctcagttaatcatttttcttctgatgtaCTTTTGTTTTAAGCTTTTTGTTTGATCGAAATTGTCTTGTTTCTAATTTCACCTTTCAATTTGACGTTAAATTTCATCACTTCTGAAAGACTTTTCATTAAAGAACCTTCAATCGACTTGTTTTTGGTCCAAAGAAGTAGaaaatatttgtttaccaaaaaccaCTATAAACAACATGACACTAGTAAAACGtaactaaataaatatattttagtaACATAATATTATCAATAATTGTCAtcttactctttgtgccacaacctttTTTTCATCTTTGTGAAATATAATATATCATTTCCTGAtttcttttgaaaaataaaagcaTAACATTAAATGTTCATAAAGCAACtattcaaatataaaatataaaatataaatgataaagaaaaatttaaattttaactaaattATATCAATTGGTAGTTTTTAattctaaaaaaataatataatacaactaaaataaatttactTATAATATTACATACTGGATAATTACattcaaaatttatattttattttattgaatcatttaaaattaaaaattgatttatgaaaaatttatgggtaaaattattaatattttttcggtacatcggaaagataaattgcacccgtcaggaatcgatccctggacctgcCTTACCCAATCCATATGTTCTCAGCTCCtactacttgagctatcctacgatGACTagaattattaatattaattattagtttatgagaattttctttttgaaaattaaaaattaattttactatGTTTATTGTGTAGTCCATACTTTATAATTATTAgcttattattttaaaatattattaaatgtctccgaatgataactcaagtcgTAAGAGCTATGAAACATATGAGTTGAGGTAGGGATGTCTGAGGATCAATCCCCGGAGggagcaatttatctttccgataaactaaaaaaatattaaatgagtttattaaaataaaattaaaaccaataaaacaaaaaaaattaaaaaaaaatcattttcacaatcaaattaattaaatcgaaaaataataatcaattCTTTTTGGTGTGTCAATTATATTAATTGTTTTCCCAGTTCTGACTCGGTGTGGTGAAAGCCTAAAGTGTCCCCAAGAGTAGTGCGGCTTCTAGAAATTGAACTATCAACCTAAGAGTCCAAACAATCATTTTTTTACTACTATGACTGACATCCGTTAAGAAatcattttctgtttcatttcttttatttttaattccaaccctactattctattttttttacatgataaattaattttttttatattttttttttgaaagatttttttttatattttttgaataaatgtaggtagtgttttttttaaaacGAATGTAGGgagtattttttttggtacatgaaTGTAGGGAGTATATGTTACGCTTCTGGTAATACGTTTTGAtaaatgtaaataataaaatgtTACCAAAACTTTTAAATGAAGTAGTGATGTAAACCATGAATTATCTACCAATAATTTTTACCTATTGAAGAATAATTAATTTCTAGTAGTCACTCACTCACCCATGTAATGTAGGTagtgttttcttttttaaattcaaaaaaaaaaacatctctTTTTCACTACACCTTTCGTTATCTCTctgtctatttttattttttcatattaattatGACTCTAGGCATCTAGCAGATAATTGCATTCCACGTAGAACACCTGATTTTTTGGGCCAATGAACTATCAAAGACGAATTATATCGTATTATccaataataaatatttaaatatattaaataaaatattaaccATCATTCTGCATGttaatataaaataaagtaataataAAATCAAAGCATTATCGATTATGTTGGGTTTTTGTAATTTTGGTGAACGTGGCCCAGGCAATAAATTAAAGGTGACCAGATCCACAGACATCGATATCAGTCTAGACGCGGTGGCCCGTTGCGTCGAACTAATTTTGTCAACCCCACCAAGAATAATTGCCATTATCAATTATTCTTGCTtcttgaaaaaacaaaaaaaaaatatttcatagcCACACATGAAAGAAATTATCCATAATATGTAGGGTATTTAttcattaaatatatttagtatatgcgtgattaattatttattttgtagatATGATTTAAGGACCATTTGTTGGTCATGATTAGaaagatatgtttttttttttttttgaataaagaTTAGAAAGATATGTTAATAGGATAAGTTGTCGTGTTTTATTTTAAACATATGTTTAGATAATATGGTGGGATAAATTTATCATATTGACTTATCCTATTGTTGGTACCAGATGGAAATTTAAgtcaagtttttgaaaagtcatgATAGTGAAAATACTTACAATTTGGTTTTTTAAATTGTGAGATCAGTTAGTCTTTTGAATATTCTCCAAATTAACAAATTACTCAAGAAATCAACAATTAGAAGTTAAACTAACAGTCGAATAAGTCTTTTAAAGTTGGGAAACGGTGAAGATTTGAAGCATTGATCTGTGGTCCTGCAACTCTCTACGATGGTGGTGACACCGGCGAGGTGCTCGCCCACTAGTGCTACTCACAAGCACACTCCGACGCGCAAATTGctaaaggaagatgatgatataGCTATAACTTTGAAACTAGGAAACATACCTATTGCTCCCTTCTTGGCTTCTTTAAATAGACTGAGGTCGAGGTAACATCAACAACTTGCTCTGCCTTCCTTGCAGCGTGCTTTAGTGCAAACCCTTCGATCCCTTAGGCTAGTCGATTGCACAATGGGGATTGTCTCGATTTGTGTGTCGATGGAGGTTTTATAGACATGTCAGCTTCACTCGTTTGCGGAGATCAAAAGCGTCGCATATAAGTCAATGTCGCTTCCTGTTCGCAGATAGCTAGCGTGCTTTGCGGATGACACTTCAATCTTCTACATATCTCCTGAAGTTTCAAAGGTGAGCAGGGAGGATTAGTCTGGTAGGTTGGCTGCGTATCCTTGGGTGTAGCGCTCAGACTCAGTTAGTGCTCTTGGTCAACGGTTCTGAGGTGGGAATGGTAtattttcaccattttctctttgTCACACCATTGGATCCTATTATTTCGTTAAGGTTAGTAGTGTGGCAAATTGGGGGTTGCGTGACTCGTCTGTCGTCCAGTAGTTTCGTTGGAACGCCTAGTGATCCGACCATAGAATGGTATGGCTATGAATGTTTTAAATTGAGTAAAATTCCTTGGTTAAGTCTGTATGGTAGGCCGGGACAGATGCTCAAAATTAAACTACAATAAAAAAGTTTATTACTGGCGACCTTTTGGCCACAAAAAACCATCGACAATGCCAAGTTACCGACGATCAAAAAATCGTGGACATTAGACTCACCGACAATTGCTAGCGACCACTTTGGAAAACTGTCGTTAAATTACTGAAGATTTAAATTGTCGGTAAAATACCGACAACCATGATCATCGAAATATCAATATGTTAGTTTACCAAAACTATCTACATGTATAACAATAGGAAAATTCCCTTTGCAAAATGTGATCATATTCATTTGCAGAAAACACAAATTTTGATGACCTAGTCTACCAACAAAGCCTCATGCTCCActtgtttttcttcatcgtgAAATGCTTAATCCAGAACATGGATGATGCATTTTAGGTTCCCAAATGAAGCATTTCATGATTACGGAAAGCAAAGTGTAGCATGAGGTTTTGTTAGAAAATTAATTGTTAAGATGTCTGCTCCCTACTGTCAAATCGTGATAGGTGAGGGATCAAAAATGCTATTAAGCCTTATTTTTTTCCCGATTTTagattgataattaatattttacctACTTATATTTTAACTTTTAGTTAGATGCAtaaaaagttttaaaattaatttataaatttcAATAGAAATGAATACAAATAGTTAATTATTTTGTCActaatgtaaaactcaagtcaATTTTCTACATTTAAGTTATTAACATGATATTAAACTTTTGcacactttaaaaaaaaaatcttttgtacttaatattttttttatacgtaagaaataattttatttgttattattcaaaattcttcaacttttgattaaaataaaaactaaaatagtaatattaattttaataataaaaagtttggaaagttttacaattagttataaatataaaaaaatatttttaactatCTAATATTATTATGTCAGTAAATTtcaactattattattattatttaaaaaattctcctcaagttataattaataatttaattttaaatacgagaaattgaaattttaataattaagaataatataatgaataagaAAGTGGATGTGGTTCTTTTCGACTTTTAGTTCTAAATTTAAttatctaatgtatttaatacaaaggaaGTTATTCAttacttaatatatatatatatatatatatatatatatatatattatattagagAGAGGAAATGCAAAGCAGGAGAAAATGATATACATTATCTCAAAATTGACTTATATGTCTTAAAGGATAATTTATCTGGTAAGAGCTGGAGACGTTGAAGAGGGAAGGTCTAACCGTCTAAAGATCAATTTTTaaagggtgtaatttatctttatgattaaaaaaaattaactcatATACATACATCCCGATGATTGGAAATCATAATATTTTGTTAGGAATCCAGATGGGGTCAGGTAATCAACAAAGcatacaaaaaaataaaataaaggctAATAACAAAGTAACCATGAAAGCCCATCTTCAAAAGCATATCATATTTCGCATGAAAAGGTGCAACGGTGGTCAAAGTATTTAATAGGATGGTATTTATGTAACCATCAAGCGTATTCCTTTCTTGCTTCCAATTGAATTCATTAATTCAACCTGCTTTATAAGTCAATCCATTTGAATATATAATTGGAGTAGGTTTCTGCttctcttagagcatctccaattaTGGTTTTAGTGCAAAGGATTTCTCTCAACGCATTGGGTTCTTTCTCAATAGCACTTAAGTAAACACAAGCTCAAACTTTCAGGCCACAAATAAACAGATTTTTGGCCTAAAGACCCTTAATTGGAGTATTATTTGCCCTGGGAAGGATGAGAGCTTTGGGGTTGAGAAGGTCTTTGTATCTTCTCACAGCTTTCTTGATCGTGCTGCTATGGTTCTTTCAGTATTGCTACCCTGGACATGTTGAAAGGGGTTACATTAAGGTATTCAGTTCAAGCTTAGATCAGCAGTAAACATTAGTGTCTGTAGGTTCTTTTCCATTTGATTTTTGTGTGAATCATAAAATTTAAGTATTTATCATTAATCATTTGAAGcttcaaaaattaatttgattagggataaaaaaatatttgtgaaTAGGTGAAAGTTTAAGGTGAACTATTGAAGAATTCATAAATGCATGTTATGCCTGCTTACCAATGGTTGATTTAGGTGATACATGTCTCAGGTTTGAGTATTATGTATAGAAAAAACTTTTGATGTGAGAGCTAGTCCTCCCATAACATATATATTTAGGCTTGAGTAAATTGTCTTATGTGAAGAAAATCTGTGCcaaaacaaaaaagtaaaataataatAGCTTATAACTAAAAAATTTACTAGGAGAGTGCattttatttgaaaacatgTTTTTAAACTAAggcatattttaaaaaattatctttAGTTTTTTAGTCGCTAAAACAAGGTAATCCAAATAAGTGATAGAGTATTGTCAAAATTGATTGATTGCATATTGAATAAGAGTATATATTGACCAAATTATTGAGGTTCTCCCAAGTTAATGTGCCATTTTGTTCCTATCAGCAACGCTCACAAGAACATGAATTGATTCAAGTGCTGAGGAGAGCGAGCATGCCAGACAGAACAGTGATCCTAACCATGGTAGATGAATCAAGGGCAAGTCCTGGATCCTTGCTTGAAGTTTTACTACAAAGTTTCAAATCTGGGGAAGGGACGCAAAGATTTTTGAATCACTTGGTGATCATAACCATGGACCCCCAAGCTTTTAAGTACTGCAGAACCTTGCATCCCCACTGCATTCACCCCTCCACCTTTGAAGCTTATTTTTCCCCCATGAGACAATCCACCACAAAACCATATCAGAATGCATTCAGTTGGAGAAGAAACAATGTTTTGTTAGAAGTGCTTGATTTGGGCTACAACATAATTTTCACGGTACGCGTTGTAATTAGCTTGAGTTAGAAAATGATGGATGAATGGTTTGAGCCAACCCTCAAATACATCCTTGATAGATACAACACTCCATAGTTGCATCTCTAAAAGAAGGAAATCCCTTCAGAGTGTCAAACATCAGTCAAGTTGGTCCCGCCGTGATTGACACATGAGGGACTTTTGAAGGTATCTTCTTCTTTCAGGGACGAAACTGCCCGACATTGTCTCTTTCAAGGACGATTTTGAGAGTTCACTTGTTTATTGACTTTATTCCTGAACTTGAATTGCATATGAACatgttattttcattttgtAGGATGTTGATGTATTGTGGCTAAGAAGTCCATTGTCAAACTTCAATCCTGCGTATGAACTCTCAATTTCATGCACATTATCCAGTGAAGGACAAAGGGAAGGTTACCCGCGAGGTGGGGGAATTTTCTTCTTGAAAGCAAATGCCATAGCCATAGAATTCTTCAAGTACTGGAAATTTATCAAGGTTCTGTATCCAAACTCTGACGTGGAAGAATCATTGTGTAGAACTATAATAGAGAGTCAGGATGTAACCAACGTTCTCGGCTTCCGTGTTCAGCCTGTAAATACAACTTATTTTGGTGGATTTTGTCAGTTAAATCAGGATAT
This is a stretch of genomic DNA from Lotus japonicus ecotype B-129 chromosome 1, LjGifu_v1.2. It encodes these proteins:
- the LOC130729695 gene encoding uncharacterized protein At4g15970-like gives rise to the protein MRALGLRRSLYLLTAFLIVLLWFFQYCYPGHVERGYIKQRSQEHELIQVLRRASMPDRTVILTMVDESRASPGSLLEVLLQSFKSGEGTQRFLNHLVIITMDPQAFKYCRTLHPHCIHPSTFEAYFSPMRQSTTKPYQNAFSWRRNNVLLEVLDLGYNIIFTDVDVLWLRSPLSNFNPAYELSISCTLSSEGQREGYPRGGGIFFLKANAIAIEFFKYWKFIKVLYPNSDVEESLCRTIIESQDVTNVLGFRVQPVNTTYFGGFCQLNQDMLRDAYTIHANCCDDLTSKVHDLRIVLDDWIRFRKRVSGDNASDEMALRWPQKCPR